The DNA sequence CGATCGGTCAGTTCAACGCATGTTCAATCAAACGGCTGCACGCGCAGGTATAAAGAGAAAGCTAACATTCAAGGTTCTGAAGTACTCCTACATTGTACACCTCGAAGAGTTGGGGGTGCCACTTAGAACAACACTTCACGAATTAGGCTTGAAGAGCTCCAACACATTAGACTTTTTCAGCGAAGCCATTGCCAAAGGGAATAACAAGGTATCCTTTAGCCCTCTTGACAAGATTCTTCACGAACCCAAGCTTGAGTACCCCGTTAACTTGGCACATCTCGAAGAATCAATCCAGTTGGTGAATAGCAAAGATGAACGAGAATATCTGCAAGAATCATTGATTTGCATTAAATCAAATTCGCTACGGGCTGGAATCATATTCGCTTGGAATGCCGCAGTCGTGAACATCCGTAAAAAGTGCTTCTCACACGGCAAAGTGACATTGACTCAAGCCATTCAGAAGCACTATGAAAAGGCACCAACCATTTCTAATCTTGATGACTTGGCCAACATAAAGGATAGTACTCTTATATTGGCATTCCAGGGTCTTGGTCATGTGGATAAAGGGGAAAAGGATGCACTCGTCGAGTGTTTAAACCTCAGAAACAAGTGTGGTCATCCAAGTCAATATCGGCCGAAATCTTTCAAGGCGATGTCGTTCCTAGAAGAGTTGCTAACGATAGTATTCAATAAACAGTGACGGAACTTGCGACAACATGCGCTTGCCGCAAGCCGCCCTCGTCCCGGTGCAAACTCCCGTTGAAGGATGATAACTTCGTCCAGGAACAAGATCACGAAAGGCGGCCTGCGGCAAGCGCAGGGCCGTTGCCGGCAATGTGCAAAATGAGCAACGACAAAAGAGTTGATATTATATTTTGACAACACGAATGACTGGACAGACAAATAATCACAAGACTAAATTCTTTTTAGTTATTGGTGTCATTGGACTCTTTGCCGTATTGACAGGCTTTTCAACAACATTTCTAATTCCATTAGGCAAAGGAACATTTGAGGCACCTCTGATTATCTATATACATGGAGCTTTTGCGTTCAGTTGGATTTGCCTTTTCACGACACAGTCATTATTGGTTCGAAATAATAGCGTTAGACAACACAGACTTTTAGGCTTTTTAGGACTTGTAATTGCAACTGGAGTCACTCTAACCTTAATACCCGTTGGACTATATCAGGTTGAAAAGGAATTAGCTCAAGGCCTTGGACAGATAGCCATTTCATCAATAATTGGGACAATAATCTCTGCAATAATATTTATATCACTTGTTTTAACTGGAATTCTAAAAAGGCATAAACCTTCAACTCATAAACGACTGATGTTGCTTGCGACAATATTGTTATTGTGGCCAGCATGGTTCCGTTTTAGGCATATATTTCCATCTGTACCCAATCCTGAGATTTGGTTTGCAATAGTTTTAGCAGACAGTTTGATAATCATAAGTTTCATATGGGACAAAATTACGTACGGAAAAGTGAACCCGACTCTATTATATACTGGAGTGTTTATTATTATTGAGCATGCAGTTGAGGCGTACATGTTCGACACGACTTTATGGAGAGAATTAGCAAATAGAATTTACGGACTATTGACATGAAGCACACAGCCGGCAAGACCGTGTTTATTTAATTGCGGGGTTCGGTATTGGCTATCAAGTTTTGGTTTCTTAATTTAGTCCGCTGTAGGCGGACAGTTGCGGAGCAAGTCGGTCTTAACATTCCGCTGCGCTTCATTTTTAAGCCCTCCTACTCCCGCAACTAAATAAACACAAAACGTTAGCCGCAAGCCTCCTATCGTCGGCCTGCGGCTAACGGGGACCACGCATCAAGGGTGCGGTCCCAGCCCCATCCTCGTTCCTTCGGTCGGCCACCCTTTCTTTGTGGCCCATGCGCCGCCTGCTCATCACCAACGCCAAAGCCCTGGTGGGCACGCACCCGCCGGGCACAGGGCTGCTGAGCGGTGTGGCCATGGCACGACTGCCGCTAATAGAGAACGGCTGGCTGCTGGCCGAGGATGGCATCATCAGCGCCATGGGCCCCATGCGCGAGGCGCCCGAGGTGGAGAACAGCCACACCAAGGTGATCGATGCGCGTGGTCGCTTTGTGCTCCCCGGCTGGTGCGACCCCCATACCCACACCGTCTTCGCCGCCCCACGCGAGGAGGAGTTCGT is a window from the Flavobacteriales bacterium genome containing:
- a CDS encoding tyrosine-type recombinase/integrase — protein: MERLDFAKKSIEAYQIWLVKLQEHYPRKDLKKLSFEEIKAFIEHHIKKGRASASGINIACHAVVLLYNRLWGHDYDFTGINRPQCKRLRIESLSQDEIIKLIDSTTNSKQKAVIALTYSSGLDLAEVTHLRLTDVDLIRDNLKIRDKNGKLKRVSILSNQAKNILNVHIEENEPSRYLFEGYKQGFKYSDRSVQRMFNQTAARAGIKRKLTFKVLKYSYIVHLEELGVPLRTTLHELGLKSSNTLDFFSEAIAKGNNKVSFSPLDKILHEPKLEYPVNLAHLEESIQLVNSKDEREYLQESLICIKSNSLRAGIIFAWNAAVVNIRKKCFSHGKVTLTQAIQKHYEKAPTISNLDDLANIKDSTLILAFQGLGHVDKGEKDALVECLNLRNKCGHPSQYRPKSFKAMSFLEELLTIVFNKQ